AGCAAAGATCCCGTGGCGTTTGTCCTGAAGAAAACTGTTTTTGTATTACATGAAAGTAATTTCAGAATTTAGtgaatgtgtgtgtgtatgtgatCAAGTGATTATATAGACCAGTGATTATGTAGATCATTATCTGGAACACATCTTCAATTTTTTAGATtcatcaggaaaaaaaaaaagaaaaaaaaacaaaggaagaAGATAGGAAATAAGGTGGGGGAAGAAGAAAACGATAatgaaagagaaaataaaaattttatttacttttagaaATCATACAATTCTTACCAGAGGGTTCCAAAAGTAATTtcacatattattattattattattttttttggcatcAAACAAACTTCAATATAGAATCATTCTAGTTCTTCGTGGCGAGCTTCTAGAGCAGGCAAGAAGGGGACCAGTGAGTTTACAACCGCAGAGCAGTATGCACGTGAACGTCCTCCTTTAGCCAAGGAGTCCGCACGGATGTTACAAGAACGcggtaaaaatgttaaaacaacaCTCTGAAACTTAGAAAGCAAGTATTTAATTTCATCCAACTTTGTTGATAGGCCCGGCCATACTTCGTCTTTGTTCACTAGGTTCACCAGTTGTTGACAGTCTGAGGCGAAATTGATATCATCGAGATCTCTCGCTCGAGCTTCTTTCATTTCCCAGATGATACCCTCCGCTTCGGCCTGAATAAGTGACTGAACTCTGTGTGTACAACTTTCTCCTTGAAGGATCTCTTCCTCCGCCTCCAAAATTACGAATCCCATCCCCATCCATTCATCACTCGCTGCCCACAAGCCATCTACTTGACAAGTGTACCGACGATCCGTTCTAGTATGTGATGATGGTAGGGATTGGTATATTTGTGTTGATGATTCGTCTTCTTCTGTTATATCTTCTCCTAGCTGTGCTACCTTCCATGTTTCAGCTTCTTGTTGCGCCAGTTGAAGGGTATCGAGAGGAGAAATATCTTTTGCATTGAAGCACTTCTCGTTCCTTGCCTTCCACACGTACCAAATCAGCCAAGGAAACATTGAGAAGCCATTCTCTCTTTCTGCTGGAGCCACCTGTTGCAGTAGATATTCAAAATTCGCATATAAGGAAGTACTCGGGAAAAGCCCCGGAGGTGTTGGAATCGACGAGAGAATCCAGCATTGAAAGGCAGGTGGACATTCAAAAagtatatgatttatattttcgaTCTCAGCTCCACATCGTTGACAGGTAGTATCTGTCCCACAATGCCTTTCGACCAGCTTGCTTGCCAAAGACACACAGCCCGAGAGGGCCTGCCAAAGGAAGTGTTTGATCTTTCTTGCCGTTTTTAGTTTCCAGACCTTTTTCTTCAACGGTGTTATGCTTGGTTCGACTAGCGGGTTAAAACTTTGGTTTCTCCTCTGTTCGACTGCAATATCGTAACCTGATCTCACCGTATAATGTCCGGACTTCGTATGTTTCCAGCAGTACCCATCTGTTCTCCCTGTTTTACTTATCTTGATTGCCATGATACGCGGAATGTCCTCAGCTTGAATCACCTCTGAGATGAAACCCTCATCCCATTCTTTTGTTTCGAAGTTTATGAGATGATGGACTCTTAGCTCTGTATCAACAACTGCATGTACACTTTTCGCCGGTCTTGCTACTTCTCCGGGGATCCAAGAATCTTCCCACACTTTAGTTTCCGCCCCTGTCCCGATTGTTCTGCATATGTTATCTTCGAGAACCTGTTTTGCCGCCATCAAGCTTCTCCATCCATACGACGGGGAAGAGGCCTTACCCGTTCGCAGAGGGTTCGAGTGACGATAATATCTCCCTTTGAGGACGCGTGCCAGGAGAGAGTTCGGGAACACCAGAAGGCGCCACACCTGTTTCGCCAGCAAGGCTAGGTTAAAATCTCTGAAGTCTATAAAACCCAGGCCTCCTTTCTCCAGTGGAACACATATTTTATCCCAGGCTATCCAGTGGATCCCGCGATTGTTATCTCTTGTACTCCACCAGAATCTCGCCACTGCGGCGGAAAGCTTCTTACATACTCCCTGGGGAACGAGATAACAAGACATGACGAAGGAGGGGATCGCTTGTGCCACCGATTTGATTTCTTGTGCCACCGATTTGATTTGTACCTCTTTCCCTCCTCGTGATAACAGCTTCCCGGACCAGTTGTTGATCCTTCCATTCATTCTTTCTTGGACAAACGCGAACACTTGAGTCTTTGAGCCACAGATCTTTTCTGGCATTCCTAGATACATTCCCATGCCCCCTTCCTTCATAATCCCTAGAGATCTTTTCAGATCAATTTTTGAGGACGTTACGACCTGAGAACCGAACAGAACTGAAGATTTGGATTTATTCAGTTGTTGTCCTGAGGCTTTACCGTAAACGTCAATTATTCGCATCAGTTCCTCGCATTGAGGTGCGTCTGCTCGACAGAAGAACAAACTATCGTCCGCGAATAAGAGATGTGAGACCGGGGGGCATTCTCGTGCAATCTTAATACCGGTTAAAGCTGCTGTAGCTTCAGCATTCTTTATGTGTGAGATCAAAACTTCGGTGCAAAGGATAAATAGGAAGGGCGAGAGCGGGTCGCCTTGCCGTAGTCCTCGCGAGGGTATAATATTCCCTTTTGCTTCACCATTTATCAGTACTTGATATGATACTGATGTTATACATTTCATAACTCTCGCGACCCATTGCTGCTCGAAACCTAGTTTCAGAAGTAAGGCCTCCATGAAACTCCATTCCACTCTATCGTAAGCTTTACTCATATCTGTTTTAACAGCTATATATTTTCCGTTACAGCTAGGATTCGTTCGGAGGGCATGAAACATCTCTTGTGCAACCAAGATATTATCTGTGATCAACCTTTTTGCCACAAAAGCTGATTGAGTCTCGGAAATCAGTTCCGGAAGGATACGTTTCAATCTCGTGGATATGATTTTCGAGATGATCTTGTATCCTACATTGCACAAGCTGATCGGTCTAAACTCTGCCATGGTCGCCGGCCTGTCTGTCTTCGGAATAAGACAGATGTTTGTCTGGTTTAGGCGTTCGTCTAGTTCTCCTGTCTCGAAGAAGTTCCGGACCATGCTGCATACGTCATGTCCGATTTTGTTCCAGAAGCGGTGGTAGAAAAAACTCGTCATCCCATCTGGGCCTGGTGCTTTCTCTGGGTTTATAGTGAAAGTCGCTTCCCTTATCTCCTCATCTTGAGGGATTCTTAAGAGTTGCTGATTAATATCATTGCTAACTGTCGCGGTAACATACCGGAGTGAATCTTCAATATTAGTCGGGTTAGACGAGGAGAAAAGTTGGTCGAAGTATTCCGTCGCCACCATCTCAATACCTTCCTCGGATTCTACCCACTGGCCCATCGAATCTTTTAGTCGTGTGATTCTGTTACGAGCTCGGCGTTGTTTCGTCTTGGCGTGGAAATATTTAGTATTCCTGTCTCCTGCTCGTAACCAGAGAGCTCGGCTTTTTTGTTTCCAGTAGAGCTCCTCATCTCTATAGGCAGCACATAACTTCCATTTAAGTTCCAGCTCTTCCTCACTTGATATAGTGTCGTCTGCCTGTACTCTGTCCAGTTCCTTCTTGAGATTTTCGATGAGCTTTGCATTATTTGTGACATTACTCCTCTTCCACCGGGAGATGGCTGTTCGGCTCTCCTTGATCTTGTCGCACAGGGAGGCGTCTATATCGAGATTTGCTGCATCCCAGGCTCCTAGAACTGCTTGTTTAAAGCCAGCTTTTCCTATCCACcgtttatcaaatttaaaaccCTTCCTGTGCCTGTTCTCTCTCGACTGGAATCTCGCAAGTATGGGTCTATGATCAGAACCCCAGCGCATCAAATACTCCACATACGTGTGGGAAAACAGTTGGTGCCAATCTTCATTTCCAACTCCACGGTCAAGACGGCATTGTACTCTCCCTGCTCTCGTCCGACCTGCCCAGGACAGGGAACTACCAACAAAAGGAAAATCAATCATACCACAACATgtcaacatatttttaaaaggtaaaaaagatGCATCAGATCTCTTTCGTCCTCCTTTCTTTTCCCCATTGTTGGTAATCTCGTTGAAGTCTCCCATGATCAGCCAAGCTCCTGTTCTGTTTATACTCATCCTCATTAGACGTTCCCAAACATTCTCACGGTATTCTATCACCGGATCTCCATACAAAAAAGTGATATACACTTTCTGTCCTTCTATCTTTGCCTCCACATCTATCATACGTTATTGGAGAAACCAATATCGACCTCAGCatcattcatataaaataaagccAGTCCACCGCCCCTACCAACAGGATCCACGGTGAACAAATTATCATAACCAAATTCAAACTTAAAATCTTgcataaaagaaaaattgttttttgtttctgaaagaaaaaggaaattaggATGAAAGCAGCGGTGCAACTCCCGTAGGTGTTGCTTAGTTAGGTAGGCTCCTGCCCCCTGACAGTTCCAGGCGATTGCACTCATATCTGAGTACTGGGTGGTTTCTGGGACCCCACCGAACCTGTTACAGCAGTAGATTTCCGGCCTTTAGCCGCCGAAGGATACACCTCAAAACGAGGGATTGGCATCGGGTCTGAGACTTTCGACGAGCTGAGCCGTCCCTGTCTGACCAGTTTGCCTTTTGGTGAGGCACGTCCTCTGATAGCCAGTTTCTTCGACGCTGCAGACCCTTTCGTGTCTGGGCTTCGAGTTCCTCGACGTTTGTTGATGCTTATCGGTGGCCTCATGTCCTTCTGAGCCTTCTTGGTTAGTTCCTGTTCTTTACTGGCTGCTGGACGCGGTGTCTTTGTCGTTAACCTCTCCTTTTCTTTCTCCTTTCTCACATCTCTCCCAGCTCTGTCTTCTTCACGTTGTGGTAGATTAGACTGCATTTCAAACTCCTGCGTCTCTGGGATCACTGTGTTCTCTTCCAATTCTTCGTCTAGCAGATCATCTTCATTCAACATGTCCTCATCCATATCGAAATCCACGCTAGCATACTGATCCGCCATTTGGTTAATCTCCTCCTCAGTTAAGAGATCAGTATCCTGTGCTGATGAATGCTTCCCCATCAATCCTATCTTGAGCCTCTCACTTATCGGGGACTGACTATCGCGCTTCTCAGCCTGCTCTGGAGAACTAGACGTCGGTGTCTTTTGAGCAGCTAAGCCTCTCTCTTGAGATTGAGTAGACTGTATATTTTGTACTGTGTTCCCCTGAGTCACAGGGATCTCCTTTGGTACTGTCACCTTGTTTGGTAATGGCTCATTTATTTTAAGAGTCCCGCTCGCTCCACCATCAAAAAACCCATTACCTTCCTTGTCCCCTGGATTCCTTGCGATGGCCTTCCCTTTGATTCTTCGTCTTCTATCTTCTTCTGTTTCACGCTCCATCTCTTGTTCATTGGTATGTTCGTTGGCTTCTTGGTGTTGTTCCTCCCGACTCCTTGTAGCTACACGTACTGGTTGCCACTCCAATCTTGGCTCATAGCTTGAGTATTGCCCAGTTCTACGCCTTGGAGGGTCACTTCTCAGTATTCGGTGTGGTTCCGAGATGGTTCTTTGAGAATCAGGCGATCGGTTTGAGCGTGATGGTGGGTTGGGACGTCTCCATTCCCTAGATATTTCTTGAACTCGGTTCTGATTTTGAGGGCTAGAGCCCTTTACTCTCCAACTGGAGGATGAAGCAGAGTCCCCGTATCGGCCTTGTTTGATGGGGGTCTCTGTGATTCTCTTGGTATATCTAGAGTCTGCACGTAGGTCATTTTGGTAGGGGTGATATCTCTCCCGATCTCGGGGAACTTTTCCAGCATAATTGTGATCAAGTCTATTCCAGACAGTTCTCGCCAGGCTTTCTCTTTTACCGGAGATTCTGAATCGTAGATCATCATGGTCTGGGTTTTGTTTCTGCTCTGTTTTGAAGCGGTCACTTCTATGCATGTGAGAGTCCAAAGGTTTCCTGTCTAAATCATAGGTGCGATGGAACCTTGCTTGAGAGTCAATCCTCGCGTGGGTTTCGAAACCTCTTATCGGAACAGAGAAAGCTTCTCTAGCAGCCAGCTcctccttttctttttgtttaagtCGAGCAATTCTATTCGATTCTCTCTGTTCCAGTTAGAGCTCAGGACAAGTACCTTCTTCATGCGAGATTCTCTTGCACGTGTAACAGTAGCGATGGAGTTCCTCGTAGTTCAGGGTTACGCTAATCACTACTCCATTAGCATACCCAGCTTTCCGTTTAAATTGCAGAGGTTCATCAACATTTATCCGAACTCTGACCCTGCCATTATCGACATCAACTGAATCTACCTCTCCTAGGGCCAGCCCAATACTCCTATAGGATTCATCTTTCTTGTAATGCGTCGGTACACCAGTGATCTTGACCCACAGGAGCATAgagctgtggagtctcgttggtcAACAACtggtgaggttttcactgttagagtttgaacaCCTCACTGGTCTGAGCTGCGATTACATTGAGGACCTATAAAATCCAAGGTGTGAGGTTACAAAGGAGATGGCTGCTTTCTAGGAGATGTTGGGTGTTGATGTCTCACTGGTAGACTTCCGTAGAAGTCGTCCGTTTAGgccatttttgaaattaaaattttacaaaggaCGAATTCCAGAGAAGTCGTCTCCACAGCAGACTTCTTTGAAAGTCatcctttgtaaatattggcatacttttgttttaaaaaaaaatctcgaaaAAACcagagacgacttccatgtaagtcgcaTATGGTTGGAGATCTCAGGCTATGTGGTATCTTTTCTGGTGCTAAAAATGCATCAGGTTGTGCAGGTAGTACTGCTGACTCTGCCATGCTTCCTTCAAAAATTGGAGCAGTGTTACTTCATGGGGTATTATGTGAACCACTGCTCCTCATCACAGGAGAGAGTTAATAGTGAGAGTCACAGCACCCAGAATATCATTTCCAGGGTAGTCACCActgtagaacctaaaatctacacaaagtatttgatagtgatcggggtttgatcaagggaagacaaatgatgtaggcaacgatatctttagaacacaacgatgttaaaTAGTTTCCAGTAGGTGAAAATGGATTTTATTGATGACTAAGGTCGAATACACTGAATTAAACTAGATCGAGTGATACAAATGAGATCGGTCAAGAACGAATCTAAGAATGGGAAGACAACAAGATCGAAGTAaatgtgtagctctctctagaaTTTGAGATGCCCCCTCTTCCGTGTTTCTTCCTCTCCCTTTATAGTGAGTCGACTTCAAAATCTCTGTGGTAGCTCCGAGATCTTTGCCTCTTCTTGCACGATCTCCGCGACCTCGACAACTCTTCCTCGAGCTCGTCTTCTTGCTATATGCTCAGGCCCTTTCAGGCCCATGCCTTTGATCGCGGCCCATTATGGTATCAaccaaaattgggtccaacaacCACCTCCTTGTAAGCAAAGCTTTAATGATGAAGCATTGGTCTATCAATTTTCTCAATGTCATCAACTTGGGCAGTGCAATGGAATTCTACCGTCTTTGTGTCCACaggttaaaaagaaaatagaatgcatcatatctatttatctatctatctataaaaataaagtagACTTACTACCTCTCTCCTCCTTATACCACATCAGCTAGTAGATAGGGGCAAATCACGCCACTTGGCATCTcgtgatttttttatttcacttgGGTTTCATTAGGCATCTCTTAATTTTCTTGGAGACATTTAGGTTTGACCCATAAAACAAAAGGTGTTGATTTTTGTCGTTTGCTTTCCATCTTCTATCCGCATAACTCTCACTGTACGGCTTCTCATCCTTAGTTACTATCGGGAGAGTGTCGTGTCTCCTTTAATTCTGGAAAGATCGGACTTGATATGTTATGGATCCATGGAAAGGTATGGGACCCTTTAAGAAACCTATCTTCATGGGTGTTGATCAATTGATGGCTAGTTGACGACGGTTTCTGTTATTTCGTtttctaattttgttttctgattGCATTTTGGCTGTTTCTAACGCCTTACTTGTCAACTCGAAGCAGAATATGCTGTTATCGAATCCAAATGATCCATCTTCTTCTCTAACTCCGTCGGGTCTGATTAGGACTCGTGCTATTCCGATGAACAATGATCAAGACAAGTCCTGAGCCAGAGAGCCCATCGAGAGATTTCTCCGTCCAAGTCTGCAAGCATCTCGGCTCTGGAGCAGCTCAAGACCTCTGCTATTGACCATACGTGTCTCTGCCTCTTTGGGTTACTTTTAAGTTGGAAGTTTTAAAATCTATTCGAAgttttgattcaagtttgacgTAAAAGCAATCATCTTGACCTTTCTCTCTAATCTCTGAGCTGTGTTTAATTGCATATGATTTCTATAA
The Brassica napus cultivar Da-Ae chromosome A1, Da-Ae, whole genome shotgun sequence DNA segment above includes these coding regions:
- the LOC106427568 gene encoding uncharacterized protein LOC106427568 → MIDVEAKIEGQKVYITFLYGDPVIEYRENVWERLMRMSINRTGAWLIMGDFNEITNNGEKKGGRKRSDASFLPFKNMLTCCGMIDFPFVGSSLSWAGRTRAGRVQCRLDRGVGNEDWHQLFSHTYVEYLMRWGSDHRPILARFQSRENRHRKGFKFDKRWIGKAGFKQAVLGAWDAANLDIDASLCDKIKESRTAISRWKRSNVTNNAKLIENLKKELDRVQADDTISSEEELELKWKLCAAYRDEELYWKQKSRALWLRAGDRNTKYFHAKTKQRRARNRITRLKDSMGQWVESEEGIEMVATEYFDQLFSSSNPTNIEDSLRYVTATVSNDINQQLLRIPQDEEIREATFTINPEKAPGPDGMTSFFYHRFWNKIGHDVCSMVRNFFETGELDERLNQTNICLIPKTDRPATMAEFRPISLCNVGYKIISKIISTRLKRILPELISETQSAFVAKRLITDNILVAQEMFHALRTNPSCNGKYIAVKTDMSKAYDRVEWSFMEALLLKLGFEQQWVARVMKCITSVSYQVLINGEAKGNIIPSRGLRQGDPLSPFLFILCTEVLISHIKNAEATAALTGIKIARECPPVSHLLFADDSLFFCRADAPQCEELMRIIDVYGKASGQQLNKSKSSVLFGSQVVTSSKIDLKRSLGIMKEGGMGMYLGMPEKICGSKTQVFAFVQERMNGRINNWSGKLLSRGGKEVQIKSVAQEIKSVAQAIPSFVMSCYLVPQGVCKKLSAAVARFWWSTRDNNRGIHWIAWDKICVPLEKGGLGFIDFRDFNLALLAKQVWRLLVFPNSLLARVLKGRYYRHSNPLRTGKASSPSYGWRSLMAAKQVLEDNICRTIGTGAETKVWEDSWIPGEVARPAKSVHAVVDTELRVHHLINFETKEWDEGFISEVIQAEDIPRIMAIKISKTGRTDGYCWKHTKSGHYTVRSGYDIAVEQRRNQSFNPLVEPSITPLKKKVWKLKTARKIKHFLWQALSGCVSLASKLVERHCGTDTTCQRCGAEIENINHILFECPPAFQCWILSSIPTPPGLFPSTSLYANFEYLLQQVAPAERENGFSMFPWLIWYVWKARNEKCFNAKDISPLDTLQLAQQEAETWKVAQLGEDITEEDESSTQIYQSLPSSHTRTDRRYTCQVDGLWAASDEWMGMGFVILEAEEEILQGESCTHRVQSLIQAEAEGIIWEMKEARARDLDDINFASDCQQLVNLVNKDEVWPGLSTKLDEIKYLLSKFQSVVLTFLPRSCNIRADSLAKGGRSRAYCSAVVNSLVPFLPALEARHEELE